The Branchiostoma floridae strain S238N-H82 chromosome 1, Bfl_VNyyK, whole genome shotgun sequence sequence CACGCAGCCTCCTATGGGAGTGTGCGATACTTGGAGGGGGAGACTCCATTAAATTTTGGGGGAGGGTCTATGAAAGTCAACAAAATTTCCTCTATAAAAAGATGCGTCATGACTCATGAGTGAAGTGATGCACACACATTTAATCATTTGTTGCAAGGAGGGGGTAACTGTAACCGCGATCGTTTccaaaaaggttcaaacaatcaaGATCAATCAAGGAGAACGgcagaaaaaaagcaatttcCAGATCCATCGTGCCCGAAGCCCCCTGATCGTTCTCGTTACCGTCCCTGCATCTGCCGCTTTGTAGTCACTTTCTTGGGGACACGTAACAAACTTCGCAGAAACTTTTGTGTTATCAGCGAATAGATTTGCATTAGAAAGTGAAGTCAGACATTTTCATTTCGACGCTATTTGCTTCTAATCTAATAGCCCAATCAAGTCGCGCTTTAAGCTGTCCgcccaatactgtaaatgtatttaagttcgcgggatttaatttcgcggtagctggaaaaaggacttttcgaggtagatttaagttcgcggtaacaccatagactgcaatctaatatcataatagaaaaatgttcgcggtggttttaaagtggtcaccgcgaaaaccgcgaacattaatccatcgcgaacatttctgcatttacagtacccgcCGGCCCCCGGGGGAAGCGGCCAGTTACAACCCTGGGCAGCGGAGTTTGCTTTACACAGATTAAGTTCCAATCAAAGAATCAATTAACAGTTTGGAATAATGTGACCACAACCTCAGCGTTGTTTCTGATTGGTCACACGAGATGCTGCAACCTTGGTCACGGGGACCAATAGTCCAAGGGGTAAAGTCCATCAAATTAAGTCCGCACCAGCAGCTCACCTGTTAACTCACCAACATGTTGAAGAGACTGATATTCGTCGGCATTTTGGTGGCGTTTGCCACATCTGACAATGTCGTATACAAGGATTGCGGTAAGTGCTACTGTGGATATGACGGTAACTTTATGTGATGTTCAATGTAAGTCATACATTGCAGCATGTGGCAAATGTGCAGCAGCACAACGCTCGCACGTTTAAGTCATTAACAGGTTAATGGTGTAATATTTGTCATGAATACTACTGTACCCATTGGAGCCAGTACGCTGTCTTCTCTACTCACACCTATTATTCATACAGAACTTCTAACTTGTCACCTGTCTCACGGTCTGTAGGGTCCAAGACGGGTGCGATCACGACAGTCGGCGTCACACCCTGCCCTAACGAGCCGTGTCTGCTGAAGAAAGGCTCGAACATCTCCATGGCGATCACCTTTACCACAAGTAACTTTTCGAAATTAACTATTCCATTATGATTTATACGCTGTCAACTGCAATTTTAACTTTACGAAATGGAGTTTATATTACAGTCATATTACATCATACGCTACGGGCAGGGTACTAAATCTACTGATTCATAGTAGTTCAAAACAAGTCACATGGAAGGTTCAACCTTTGCCTTTTAGGCCAAACAAAATCTTGATAATACGAATTGGACTTTGACAATGAGCGATAAGCATATTTGAAAATACCTGGCGGTGAAGATAGACTAGCAACCTATGTTTGAATAAAGTAACCAGCGCCGCCTTCCAAAAAAGTAAGTCCGAATATGTTTTCATGCTGCATTTGGCACTGATGTTTTCCAGAGGAAGAAGTGACCAAGATTAGCACGGACGTGTATGCGGTGCTGTTAGGGAAGAAGCTTCCATTTCCCAACTTCCCCTATCCAGACGGCTGCAAAGATTCCGGCCTGTCTTGTCCGCTCAAGTCTGGCGGAACCTTCAAGTACAACTCCACGCTTCACGTGGACAGCGACTACCCAGCGGTGAGTAACTATTGACATTGGCGTGAGCAGGTGACAATGACATAATAGTATTgagtgggccgactactctcccttcgcagccaggggctgaatggaccgatcctgtcgaacgccatatcgaatagatagaaccccctattctatttcgaacacctttgtcaaaagaaatggccatttttgacggaggtgttcgaaatagaaccatgatcgaacaggggacGGGGTTTTGGGATGGGTCCATTGCGAAGAGCTTACAGTAGGCGGGGCGCGAGGGTCTGGAGCGGCAGCCATTCGGCGCtgactcaggtgacctcaatacgacagcaattgccctAGGTGCGGCCATGAGTAGTTCAAACCCTACAGTCCTATCATTTTGTGCGGTGGCCGGATTCTTTAAATTTCTCGAGGTGTgattctcctcaaacacggcaCCTCCATTTTAAGCCCTTTTTACGGCACTAatcgaagctagatactcaatTTTACATACGAGGAAAGGCGTATAAAACTTGCTGATGTATTTTCTTCTACTTCTGATGGATATATTGCCGATTCCTCTAGATAAAGGTACTTGTCTGGTGGCAACTGGCGGACCAGAATGGTGACATCATATTCTGCTTCGAGGTACCGGCGGAAATCACCAACTAGCGACAGCTGAAACAGGCAGGAAGGAGGCAGTTTAGGACGACTATGACCGGAGGATAGCACACTGATATTCGAATGGCAATCTAGTATTTCTATAACGTtaatttttcacaaaatatttaATATTCGATCTGTTAAGTTCCATCTAAATCCTTATGAAGACAAAATGCCTGAATTTTGATGTTGGCTGTTTGATCTAGGACTGTTTGAAGACTCCATTGTTACTTGCACCGGTACCGGTGTGATAATGTTTGTTCTATAACAATTCAGTAAATAAAAGCGGAGTGGTGTAACAGTCAGTTGTCACTCTTTGATTGCCAAGGTGCCCATTGTTTACACCAttcatgaaatacatttttttttggctctgtttcttcttcctcttcttctcaaCCACCTGGACCAGACGACAGGCCCCATGGTTACCGGTAAAAAACAGGCACGGAGATAAATGTGGTAgcgatttttaccggctcgcccCCTCATTACTATCTCCgcaacccaacatctgcttggagaatagggtTACATACTGTAACGTTAGCAAATGGCCCAGCACACCAAAACTAGAGGGGTTCAGGTCACTAGATATATAAATGTGTTAGGGTAAGAAAAAAGCATACCAGTAGCGAGTGTTACACTAGAACATGTGAAGGAAAACATTTTATATTTGGttgaaaatgttacctttcttaTTGATTGAAGCTTCCAATTGTTGTGTCCACAGTTGGGCACAATACATAGAAGAACAATACGCATTTAATAAGGTACGCTTAACTTCAGTAGAGGCGAACTTGAATTTACGGACCAGGGAATTAGCTCTGGTGTAAAAGCCTCTGATGTGAGCTCTTATAGTCTCATCATCAGACAGACATTTGACACTCCATTTCCACTTGAAGCTTTTAGCCTGTTTCTGTATCATTTGCTGGTGGAAAAATATATTGACCTTGAATCACGCTattaaagaaacaaacttttccttaaaatctgcaaaactttcccaagcttttatcactttaccgaccaacaaaaatcaatcttatTGCTgtagtcgtccaacccctttatatatgaaaatgttggacgaTTCGTCTCCTACTgtatacggaaaagaagtcatcAAATAGATTTAGATAagtcgttattcccttttgatttatcaatgagtatcattttccttctttgattagtatgaatatgtataccactaccgctttactttgtatgcaattagccctcggacaTGAATTTACAATTAagatattctatattctatcaATGCCCCGATTTGCCGATGATACTAGTTTACTTCTTGATGGAAGGCTAATTCCAAGCGGCACTCGCATATAGGGAGAACTTTAGGGCAATCCAATATCAGGTATGCAAAAACTAGCGACAACTCCAACAGGTTCTGGAACTATATCAGTAGTTGTCTTAATCCAAATTACGGCGTCTGGGAAAGCCCGTCCAGCCGGATTCACATCCCCGGTGAATGGGTCAGTCATCAGTCCTACGGCCGGCCACGGGAAGGTATTGTCTTAGCTGAGCCGTCTTCAATCAATTCCTGGTGAGTTGCTTCTGTAGTGAAGTTTTCTTTTAACTTCTGTAGTTACAAAATATTAATATAATGTCATATGTGCTGCAAGTAACTTATCGCATCACCAGTTCTCCACACAAGCGTGAACTCGGTGAGATGGGCGCGCGTGTCTACGTCCCCGATGCAAAGTGCTAATGTTTAATTCGATGCAGTGTTATCACGATGTAAATTTAAGCAATAGGATGCCCTTATGTATCGACAATGATATAACGAATGTGTTCTAAAAGATATTGAGGCTGAAACATGACTGCTGACGAGCAGAATTATTTACGATATGAcgaatactagtacatgtcctatgtacatgttatgaaaAGAACGCTACCTGCAGGAAGTCAAACCGGTTCATCAAGAATTGGGGAGACTGATTTCTGATTGCGACAATCCATAGATTCatctgttgttattgttgttgttgtttttcagacatCATAGCTATTAAAGTCAGATCTCAATTGCTTGGAAGACGTTATGCTTCAATGAAACCTTTCATCTCATCAGTGCATCTATGTACTTGAATTCACCGCGAAATAAGGACGCCAATCGAGGCTACATGTTATAGGGGTAAGACTGAAACAGCATTTCTTCCTTATCCGCGTCACCAAGAGTGAGGACAAAGCTACGTgagaaacggataagttttttttttttaacgcaGTGATTTTgagatccactcacaccgagatGGACCACTACTCTTATCCATAAGTGCGCCAGTGGATTCTTCAAGATGTTCGGgatgtggctctcctaaaaTATCCCGTCCGAGAACACTTCCGTAACCTAAACAAGGACAAGATACAAGTGACGAAATTCCTATTAGTCCATTTCATAAGGGCATGGCATtgagtagtctgtgtaacacaaactctgatgtccagggctgtaactggtccTTCCTCGAAGATGTTGGACGGGCTGTTATAAGCGAGGTTTATTCGGGCTAGACATTGTGAACTAAAAGGATTTGGACTCAGGGCGGCCAAACGCCCTAAAGGCCCATCGGATACCAACAACTACAGTAACGGTCATCTTCGGATTAAACTGAAAGTCAACATGGAGGCTAAAAAAGAGCACGGCCTGTTTAAGAAATGCGAACGTCTTTTGGTGTTATGCATCTTCATGTATATCGTGTTCATCGTGCGCAGTTATTTGTCAATAGTGCATGTTATCTTGAATCGTATGGTTGGCTACAACAAGACTGAAGTTTTGCCCTATGAGGTTGGAAACGTGTCTCTTATTCAGCGCTCAGGACTACCCAACTACGACCTCTTCCTTCCCTCCGACGCTGAACACCCGTCCGCGCGATTTTATTCCACCTGGAACGTAAACGCCTCGACATTGCCAAGTAAGAAGTCATCGGACCGCAAGAAAGTTATCATTTGGAACCCGACTTCCAGGTGGCCAACCCCAAACGCAATACCGTGTCTCTCCCTGCCTCAGTGTGAATTCGTTAAAAAGAAACGGAGGACGATCAAGACTGAGGATGCGGACGCCATCATCTTCCGAGGTATCCATGGGATTCCACGTAAGTACCGCAGAAGCTGGTTTCCTAAGACACGGCCTGATCATCAGATCTGGGTATATTTTGCATTTGAATGCCCGCACCTTACAAGAGGCATCGACTTGATCTCTTACGCAGGTGTGTTCAACTGGACCATGACGTACAGAAATGATTCCGACATTCTCGCGCCGTGGGGCCATATCACCCAGGTCTACAAAGCACTGGCTGAAAACCCACCCACTCCAAACAAAGATTATGCAAAGGAGAAAAATAAGCTAGTCATATGGTATGTGACTGATTGCTACCAGTATTTGAGTCGCACTAAGTATGCTACTGAATTGGTCCAGCACATTAAAGTGGACGTTTTTGGAGCCTGTGGGGATGTGAAGGGCTCATGTCCAAAGGGGGACAGGGAATGCTTAAAGGAGCACGTACGCCAGTACAAGTTCTACTTAGCATTTGAAAATTTTAGATGCATTGAGTATATAACGGAAAAGTTCTGGCACAATTCCCTTGATTATGATATCGTTCCGGTCGTATTCGGTGCGTCAAAAGGTCATTATGAAAGATTCACTCCACCTAATTCGTTCATTCATGTAGACGACTTCGAGTCCCCCGAGGCGTTGGCGAAATACTTGAACTATCTCGACCAGAACGACGATAAGTATAACGAATATTTTGCTTGGAAAACCAAACCTCCAAAAAACCTGCCCGAGCTTTTTGAATCCAGATTTTGCGACGTCTGTAAGAAACTCCTGCGGGCGTCACCCACGGAGAGAAAGGTGTACACGGACCTGGACAGGTGGTGGAGGGGTGAAAACTATGAGTACTGTGAGCCAATCGTGTGGGACGGGAGACTTAAAGGTAAAAATAATGCAGTACGTTTCCCCTAATGTAGATATATAGTTTTCATTACGTCCCATACAATTAATCACGGTGTTAATAGCAACGGATAGCATTTAGTGGTCATTTCTTCATATCGGTACCGAACAAAGCTGCATGGCAACAATTGATGATATTGCGAACAGAATGATGTAATGAGAAACCTAGCTGGCTAGGGC is a genomic window containing:
- the LOC118422688 gene encoding NPC intracellular cholesterol transporter 2-like — protein: MLKRLIFVGILVAFATSDNVVYKDCGSKTGAITTVGVTPCPNEPCLLKKGSNISMAITFTTKEEVTKISTDVYAVLLGKKLPFPNFPYPDGCKDSGLSCPLKSGGTFKYNSTLHVDSDYPAIKVLVWWQLADQNGDIIFCFEVPAEITN
- the LOC118422612 gene encoding 4-galactosyl-N-acetylglucosaminide 3-alpha-L-fucosyltransferase FUT5-like — its product is MEAKKEHGLFKKCERLLVLCIFMYIVFIVRSYLSIVHVILNRMVGYNKTEVLPYEVGNVSLIQRSGLPNYDLFLPSDAEHPSARFYSTWNVNASTLPSKKSSDRKKVIIWNPTSRWPTPNAIPCLSLPQCEFVKKKRRTIKTEDADAIIFRGIHGIPRKYRRSWFPKTRPDHQIWVYFAFECPHLTRGIDLISYAGVFNWTMTYRNDSDILAPWGHITQVYKALAENPPTPNKDYAKEKNKLVIWYVTDCYQYLSRTKYATELVQHIKVDVFGACGDVKGSCPKGDRECLKEHVRQYKFYLAFENFRCIEYITEKFWHNSLDYDIVPVVFGASKGHYERFTPPNSFIHVDDFESPEALAKYLNYLDQNDDKYNEYFAWKTKPPKNLPELFESRFCDVCKKLLRASPTERKVYTDLDRWWRGENYEYCEPIVWDGRLKGKNNAVRFP